The following coding sequences are from one Acidimicrobiales bacterium window:
- the gatB gene encoding Asp-tRNA(Asn)/Glu-tRNA(Gln) amidotransferase subunit GatB: protein MSTTDTSAASDTSGAGAGLLPDGWELVVGLEVHAELLTATKMFSAAPNAFGSDPNTNIDPTTLGLPGSLPVLNHKAVELAIRLGLALNCSVEPSVFARKNYFYPDMPKDFQISQYDKPINVDGWLELPDGTRIGVERAHLEEDTGKSTHMGGSGRIQGADYSLVDYNRAGVPLLEIVSRPDIRTAEQARAYVAELRAILVATGVSDGKMEEGSMRVDANVSVHEVGTDFGTRCEIKNLNSLRSLGRAIEYEARRQYEAVQAGESIRQETRHWDDTAGRTSTMRVKEEAEDYRYFPEPDLVPLEPSAGWVEEIRAALPVLPSARRARLADATGADRAADAVAVLVERGLDDLVLAAVDAGADGSRALVHAEQNLTADAAGAVTAEAFARLVAMETGGELTATQAKAVLAAMVDGEAGGDPQAIAEAKGFEAVGGDVVDQAVDDAIAANPDAWAKYCAAVASGDEAGAKKVSGAFVGPVMKATKGNANGGEVMAILARKAAATT, encoded by the coding sequence ATGTCCACGACCGACACGTCCGCAGCCTCGGACACGTCTGGCGCCGGCGCCGGTCTCCTGCCCGACGGCTGGGAGCTGGTGGTCGGCCTCGAAGTCCACGCCGAGCTGCTGACCGCCACCAAGATGTTCTCGGCCGCACCCAACGCGTTCGGTTCCGACCCCAACACGAACATCGACCCGACCACGCTCGGGTTGCCGGGGTCGCTTCCCGTGTTGAACCACAAGGCCGTGGAGCTGGCGATCCGGCTCGGCCTGGCCCTCAACTGCTCGGTGGAGCCCAGCGTGTTCGCCCGGAAGAACTACTTCTATCCGGACATGCCGAAGGACTTCCAGATCAGCCAATACGACAAGCCGATCAACGTCGACGGCTGGTTGGAACTGCCCGACGGCACCCGCATCGGGGTCGAGCGCGCCCACCTCGAAGAGGACACCGGCAAGTCCACCCACATGGGCGGCAGCGGCCGGATCCAAGGCGCCGACTACTCGCTGGTCGACTACAACCGCGCCGGCGTGCCGCTGCTCGAGATCGTGAGCCGGCCCGACATCCGCACGGCGGAGCAGGCCCGCGCCTACGTCGCCGAGCTGCGGGCGATCCTGGTCGCCACCGGTGTGAGCGACGGGAAGATGGAGGAAGGCTCGATGCGGGTCGACGCCAACGTGTCGGTTCACGAGGTCGGCACCGACTTCGGCACCCGCTGCGAGATCAAGAACCTCAACTCGCTGCGGTCGCTCGGCCGGGCCATCGAGTACGAGGCCCGCCGGCAGTACGAGGCCGTGCAGGCCGGCGAGTCGATCCGCCAGGAGACCCGCCACTGGGACGACACCGCAGGCCGCACGTCCACCATGCGGGTCAAGGAGGAAGCCGAGGACTATCGCTACTTCCCCGAGCCCGATCTGGTGCCGCTCGAACCGTCGGCCGGGTGGGTCGAGGAGATCCGCGCCGCCCTGCCGGTGCTGCCCTCGGCCCGCCGGGCCCGTCTCGCCGACGCCACCGGCGCCGACCGCGCCGCCGACGCGGTCGCGGTTCTGGTGGAACGGGGGCTCGACGACCTCGTGCTCGCCGCAGTCGACGCCGGTGCCGATGGGAGCCGTGCGCTCGTCCACGCCGAGCAGAACCTCACCGCCGACGCGGCGGGTGCGGTGACGGCCGAGGCGTTCGCCCGTCTCGTGGCCATGGAGACGGGTGGCGAGCTGACCGCCACACAGGCCAAAGCGGTGCTGGCCGCCATGGTCGACGGCGAAGCCGGTGGCGACCCCCAGGCGATCGCCGAGGCCAAGGGCTTCGAGGCGGTGGGCGGCGACGTGGTCGACCAAGCGGTCGACGATGCCATCGCGGCCAACCCCGACGCCTGGGCCAAGTACTGCGCGGCGGTCGCGTCGGGTGACGAAGCCGGGGCGAAGAAGGTGTCGGGCGCGTTCGTGG
- the gatA gene encoding Asp-tRNA(Asn)/Glu-tRNA(Gln) amidotransferase subunit GatA — MSAETALQLAAAVRAGDRSAREVLDTHLAAIEAREGDIHAFNEVLADQAREAADAVDAQVAAGQDPGPLAGVPIALKDNLCTRGIATTCSSKILQGWRPPYDATVVQRVRAAGAVAIGKANLDEFAMGSSTENSAFGPTRNPLDPTRVPGGSSGGSAAAVAAGFAPLALGSDTGGSIRQPAALCGVVGVKPTYGAVSRYGLIAFASSLDQIGPFATTVADAAALLTVIGGHDPLDSTSIPEPPADLVAGLDRGVDGLRVGVISELFDLGIAPDVAARTREAADALAAAGAKVDEVSVPATVYGLSAYYLIAPAEASSNLARFDGMRYGLRVDGPTAEDTMVATRTQGFGAEVKRRIMLGTYALSAGYYDAYYGKAQRVRTLIVRDFAKAYERFDVLLAPTSPTTAFELGAKTADPLTMYLNDVCTIPSNLAGDPAMSVPFGTGDDGLPVGVQVLAPALGEPVMFQVGAALEAAAPATGGEA; from the coding sequence GTGAGCGCCGAGACCGCGCTCCAGCTCGCGGCCGCCGTGCGGGCCGGCGACCGATCCGCTCGCGAGGTGCTCGACACCCATCTGGCCGCCATCGAGGCGCGCGAGGGCGATATCCACGCGTTCAACGAGGTGCTGGCCGACCAGGCCCGCGAGGCAGCCGACGCGGTCGACGCCCAAGTGGCGGCGGGCCAGGACCCGGGCCCGCTCGCGGGCGTGCCGATCGCGCTGAAGGACAACTTGTGCACCCGCGGCATCGCCACCACCTGCTCCTCGAAGATCCTCCAAGGGTGGCGGCCGCCCTACGACGCGACGGTCGTCCAACGCGTGCGAGCGGCGGGCGCCGTGGCGATCGGCAAGGCCAACCTCGACGAGTTCGCCATGGGCTCTTCCACCGAGAACTCGGCGTTCGGGCCCACTCGCAACCCGCTCGACCCCACCAGGGTCCCGGGCGGGTCGAGCGGCGGTAGCGCCGCAGCGGTGGCCGCGGGCTTCGCGCCGCTGGCGCTCGGCTCCGACACCGGGGGTTCCATCCGCCAACCCGCCGCGCTGTGCGGGGTCGTGGGGGTGAAGCCCACGTACGGCGCGGTCAGCCGATACGGCCTCATCGCGTTCGCATCGAGCCTCGACCAGATCGGGCCGTTCGCGACGACCGTGGCCGACGCCGCCGCGCTGCTCACGGTGATCGGCGGCCACGACCCGCTCGACTCCACCTCGATCCCGGAACCGCCCGCGGACCTGGTTGCGGGGCTCGACCGCGGGGTCGACGGGCTGCGGGTCGGTGTGATCTCCGAGCTGTTCGACCTCGGCATCGCGCCTGACGTCGCTGCCCGCACCCGTGAGGCCGCCGATGCGCTGGCCGCGGCCGGCGCCAAGGTCGACGAGGTCTCGGTGCCGGCAACGGTGTACGGCCTGTCGGCGTACTACCTGATCGCCCCGGCCGAGGCGTCGAGCAACCTGGCCCGCTTCGACGGCATGCGCTACGGCTTGCGGGTCGACGGGCCGACCGCCGAGGACACCATGGTCGCCACCCGCACCCAAGGGTTCGGCGCCGAGGTCAAGCGACGGATCATGCTCGGCACCTACGCCTTGTCGGCTGGCTACTACGACGCGTACTACGGCAAGGCGCAACGCGTCCGAACCCTCATCGTCCGCGACTTCGCGAAGGCGTACGAGCGCTTCGACGTATTGCTCGCGCCCACGTCGCCCACCACCGCGTTCGAGCTCGGCGCCAAGACCGCCGACCCGCTCACCATGTACCTCAACGACGTGTGCACGATCCCGTCGAACCTGGCCGGCGACCCGGCCATGTCGGTGCCGTTCGGCACCGGCGACGACGGCTTGCCGGTCGGCGTGCAAGTGCTGGCGCCTGCGCTCGGCGAGCCCGTCATGTTCCAAGTGGGAGCCGCGCTCGAAGCGGCCGCGCCCGCCACGGGAGGGGAGGCCTGA
- the gatC gene encoding Asp-tRNA(Asn)/Glu-tRNA(Gln) amidotransferase subunit GatC, with product MSERITRDEVAHVAKLARLRLSDDELDTFTGQLADILGHAADVEALDVGDVPPTSHPYPLRNVLRDDVVGVTLDRDEVLAAAPRAESGMFGVPQILGEEP from the coding sequence ATGTCCGAACGCATCACGCGTGACGAGGTCGCGCATGTGGCGAAGCTGGCACGACTGCGGCTGTCCGACGACGAGCTCGACACGTTCACCGGCCAGCTCGCCGACATCTTGGGCCACGCGGCCGATGTCGAGGCGCTCGACGTCGGCGACGTGCCGCCCACCTCGCACCCCTACCCCCTGCGCAACGTGCTGCGCGACGACGTCGTCGGCGTCACGCTCGACCGCGACGAAGTGCTGGCGGCTGCGCCTCGCGCCGAGTCCGGGATGTTCGGCGTGCCGCAGATCCTGGGGGAGGAGCCGTGA
- a CDS encoding TetR/AcrR family transcriptional regulator, producing the protein MATAVARSLRGAIGDGQNLALVAKNRVSEADDVAVRIAARSLAKRGADYTTEVRRLLDSALAVMARHGTASKARVADIVAEAGLSNDAFYRHFPSKDALVLALLEDGTERLARYVAHQMDKAPTAEGKVRKWVEGMLSQTSEPTATTTLAILAYGNGHPDPSVDHYNASVPVAALLVAPFRDLGNADPGPDTLLVAHAVIGRVSDFLWSRTHPTAADLDRIAAFCLRAAI; encoded by the coding sequence GTGGCGACAGCCGTCGCACGGTCGTTGCGTGGCGCGATCGGCGACGGGCAGAATCTGGCTCTGGTGGCGAAGAACCGGGTTTCTGAGGCCGACGACGTGGCGGTGCGGATCGCGGCCCGGTCGCTGGCGAAACGGGGGGCCGACTACACCACCGAGGTCCGCCGGTTGCTCGATTCGGCGCTGGCCGTGATGGCCCGCCACGGCACGGCGTCCAAGGCGAGGGTGGCCGACATCGTGGCCGAAGCCGGACTGTCGAACGACGCCTTCTACCGCCACTTCCCGTCGAAAGACGCGCTCGTGCTGGCCTTGCTCGAGGACGGCACCGAACGGCTCGCCCGCTACGTGGCCCACCAGATGGACAAGGCGCCGACCGCCGAAGGCAAGGTCCGCAAGTGGGTCGAGGGGATGCTGTCGCAGACCAGCGAACCCACCGCCACCACCACACTCGCGATCCTGGCGTACGGCAACGGCCATCCCGACCCGAGCGTCGACCACTACAACGCCAGTGTTCCTGTCGCCGCGCTCCTGGTGGCGCCGTTTCGCGACCTCGGGAACGCCGACCCTGGCCCCGACACACTGCTGGTGGCCCACGCGGTGATCGGCCGGGTGTCGGACTTTTTGTGGTCTCGCACGCATCCGACCGCCGCCGACCTCGACCGCATCGCCGCCTTCTGCCTGCGCGCCGCTATCTGA
- a CDS encoding alpha/beta fold hydrolase, translating to MTDPILPGAEPWSAPGGPNGALVLHGFTGSPHSMRGLAEALAGAGFGVELPLLPGHGTSVDDMLTTSWDDWSAAAEAAYQRLVGRCPGKVIVTGLSMGGTLTLWLAERHPEIAGIALVNAAAQDQPGLRELAEALLAGGDQTMDGIGSDIADPDSTELAYDRTPLLPLESLADALPAVSGSLGSVQCPTLVLNSPQDHVVPPGDSDAIAAGVSGPVERVTLERSFHVATLDYDKDLINQSVVDFANKVTAG from the coding sequence ATGACGGATCCGATTCTTCCGGGCGCCGAGCCGTGGTCGGCGCCCGGTGGCCCCAACGGGGCCCTCGTGCTGCACGGCTTCACCGGCAGCCCCCACTCGATGCGCGGCCTGGCCGAAGCGTTGGCCGGCGCCGGCTTCGGCGTGGAGCTGCCGTTGCTTCCGGGCCACGGCACCTCGGTCGACGACATGCTCACCACTTCCTGGGACGACTGGTCCGCGGCGGCCGAAGCGGCCTACCAGCGACTGGTCGGGCGCTGCCCCGGCAAGGTGATCGTGACCGGACTGTCGATGGGCGGCACGCTCACGTTGTGGCTCGCCGAACGCCATCCCGAGATCGCCGGCATCGCGCTGGTCAACGCCGCGGCGCAGGACCAGCCGGGGCTCCGCGAGCTCGCCGAGGCGCTCCTGGCCGGCGGTGACCAGACCATGGACGGCATCGGCTCCGACATCGCCGATCCCGACAGCACCGAGTTGGCCTATGACCGCACGCCGCTGCTCCCGCTCGAGAGCCTTGCCGACGCGTTGCCCGCGGTGAGTGGCTCGCTCGGATCGGTCCAGTGCCCGACGCTCGTGCTGAACAGCCCGCAGGACCACGTGGTGCCGCCGGGAGACAGCGACGCGATCGCGGCGGGTGTCAGCGGTCCGGTCGAGCGGGTCACCCTCGAGCGGAGCTTCCACGTGGCCACACTCGACTACGACAAGGACCTCATCAACCAGTCGGTGGTCGACTTCGCCAACAAGGTCACCGCCGGCTGA
- a CDS encoding TetR/AcrR family transcriptional regulator gives MVEELLDPRVNPPPVNRRPLRLEVRAEGMPMSTDRRLTVQGQERKQQLLDHAADLFAERGYNETRIVDIVERAGVAKGLFYWYFENKAALFRELVELNRLRLRQAQGQAMDPDAEPLARIHQGIQASVTYMSRHAHFFALLEVETIEKQFGDVLRRGNEVYVDDVERIMRQGVANGTIRDDDPHLLALGVVGSVGYFSHFHRTGRIANDPDELGGFVGRFIVCSLAADEEVARRVLAAPPALPRAVAAP, from the coding sequence ATGGTCGAAGAATTGCTTGACCCGCGGGTCAACCCGCCGCCGGTCAACCGCCGTCCCCTCCGCCTGGAGGTCCGAGCCGAAGGCATGCCGATGTCCACCGATCGCCGACTGACCGTCCAAGGCCAGGAGCGCAAGCAGCAACTGCTCGACCACGCCGCGGACCTGTTCGCCGAGCGGGGCTACAACGAGACGCGCATCGTCGACATCGTCGAGCGGGCGGGCGTCGCCAAAGGGCTCTTCTACTGGTACTTCGAGAACAAGGCCGCGCTCTTCCGCGAGCTCGTCGAACTGAACCGGCTACGACTTCGCCAAGCGCAAGGCCAGGCGATGGACCCCGACGCCGAGCCGCTCGCACGCATCCACCAGGGCATCCAGGCCTCGGTCACGTACATGAGCCGCCACGCCCACTTCTTCGCGCTGCTCGAGGTCGAAACCATCGAAAAGCAGTTCGGCGACGTGCTTCGCCGCGGCAACGAGGTCTACGTCGACGACGTCGAGCGGATCATGCGCCAAGGTGTCGCCAACGGCACGATCCGTGACGACGATCCCCACCTGCTGGCGCTCGGTGTGGTCGGTTCGGTCGGCTACTTCAGCCACTTCCACCGCACCGGCCGGATCGCGAACGACCCCGACGAGCTCGGCGGTTTCGTCGGCCGGTTCATCGTGTGCTCGCTCGCGGCCGACGAGGAAGTCGCTCGCCGCGTGCTGGCCGCGCCGCCGGCCCTCCCCCGCGCGGTCGCCGCGCCGTGA
- a CDS encoding SCP2 sterol-binding domain-containing protein — translation MPQFLSDEWITEARKIREEFHGQGEAPPQAVRMNLVVTEVPFGDDSRDAHLDTSEGDLELDTGHLENPDLTCTLDYATAKAILIDGNPQAGMQAFMSGKIKVQGDMTKLMAMQTAQPDATAQQVAERIKAITD, via the coding sequence GTGCCGCAATTCCTGTCCGACGAATGGATCACCGAGGCTCGCAAGATCCGTGAGGAGTTCCACGGCCAAGGGGAGGCGCCGCCACAAGCGGTGCGCATGAACCTCGTGGTCACCGAGGTCCCTTTCGGTGACGACTCGCGCGACGCACACCTCGACACCTCCGAGGGCGACCTCGAGCTCGACACCGGTCACCTCGAGAACCCCGACCTCACCTGCACGCTCGACTACGCGACCGCCAAGGCGATCCTGATCGACGGCAACCCACAGGCGGGGATGCAGGCGTTCATGTCCGGCAAGATCAAGGTGCAGGGCGACATGACCAAGCTGATGGCGATGCAGACCGCCCAGCCCGACGCCACCGCGCAGCAGGTGGCCGAGCGGATCAAGGCCATCACCGACTGA